A portion of the Mesobacillus sp. AQ2 genome contains these proteins:
- a CDS encoding DUF2089 domain-containing protein, whose translation MAYPVLTNCPVCSQTLKITKLQCNHCDTTIENEFELSKLASLTKEQLQFIEIFLVSRGNIKEVEKELGISYPTVRGKLNDIITALGHDTQKKNELDEKKIVAMLEKGEISPEDAIKLLKGE comes from the coding sequence ATGGCATATCCTGTCTTAACAAATTGTCCGGTTTGCAGCCAAACTCTTAAAATTACCAAGCTGCAATGCAATCATTGTGATACGACGATTGAAAATGAATTCGAACTTTCGAAGCTTGCTTCTTTAACAAAGGAACAGCTTCAGTTCATCGAGATCTTCCTTGTATCCCGCGGAAATATTAAAGAAGTGGAAAAAGAACTTGGAATCTCTTATCCGACTGTCCGGGGAAAGCTTAACGATATTATCACTGCCCTTGGACATGACACGCAAAAGAAAAATGAGCTGGATGAAAAGAAAATTGTAGCAATGCTGGAGAAGGGTGAAATTTCACCTGAGGATGCAATCAAACTTTTAAAAGGTGAATAG
- a CDS encoding GNAT family N-acetyltransferase, whose protein sequence is MEEEQIETATEEDLHVIGEMFADCKEYLESRGILQWDEKYPNHEYFENAMEGEELFVMKKGEATIGVMVLDEWQAPEWENADWTDTDGKPLVIHSFCIDPAAQGGGFGSRMLQFAEDFARDHGYAALRLDTYSGNKGAIGFYDKRNYKQTGTVKMEGKPEGHELYVCFEKLF, encoded by the coding sequence ATGGAAGAAGAACAGATCGAAACCGCTACAGAAGAAGATTTGCATGTAATTGGCGAAATGTTTGCCGATTGCAAGGAATATCTTGAATCAAGAGGCATTTTGCAATGGGATGAGAAATACCCAAACCATGAGTATTTTGAGAATGCGATGGAGGGGGAAGAGCTGTTCGTTATGAAAAAAGGGGAGGCCACCATTGGAGTGATGGTGCTCGACGAGTGGCAGGCTCCTGAATGGGAGAACGCCGACTGGACAGATACAGATGGGAAGCCTCTTGTTATACATTCGTTTTGTATCGACCCTGCCGCACAGGGCGGAGGATTTGGAAGCAGGATGCTCCAATTTGCCGAGGATTTTGCCAGAGACCATGGATATGCTGCACTCCGGCTGGATACGTACTCCGGTAACAAGGGGGCAATCGGATTTTATGATAAAAGAAACTATAAGCAGACTGGTACCGTCAAGATGGAAGGCAAGCCGGAGGGGCATGAACTATATGTTTGTTTTGAAAAGCTGTTTTGA
- a CDS encoding 5-oxoprolinase subunit PxpA has translation MVSVDLNCDLGESYGVFKIGNDSEVLKHITSANIACGYHAGDHNVMMDTVKMAKAHGVKIGAHPGFPDLHGFGRREIKMSAREIYNLTIYQIGALTAAAKACDTSIVHVKPHGALYNLAAKDLAAAEAIARAVADVDSNLVLFGLAGSFLVKAGKETGLQVAQEVFADRTYQPDGKLTPRSQANAMIDDARLVMERVIRMVKEGKVAAVDGSDIDIQADTICIHGDEPQALDFAVKLRETLLSEGIEVGRSWDAK, from the coding sequence GTGGTATCGGTTGACCTTAATTGTGACTTAGGGGAAAGCTACGGTGTATTTAAAATTGGCAATGACAGCGAAGTGCTGAAGCATATCACTTCGGCGAACATCGCCTGCGGCTACCATGCAGGAGACCATAATGTCATGATGGATACGGTAAAAATGGCAAAAGCACACGGAGTGAAAATCGGTGCCCATCCTGGCTTTCCGGACCTGCATGGGTTCGGCCGAAGAGAAATCAAGATGAGCGCCAGGGAAATATACAATCTGACCATCTATCAAATTGGCGCGCTCACAGCCGCTGCAAAGGCTTGCGATACAAGCATCGTCCATGTGAAACCGCATGGAGCCCTTTACAATCTGGCTGCAAAGGATCTTGCAGCTGCCGAAGCGATTGCCCGTGCTGTGGCAGATGTTGATTCCAATTTGGTATTATTCGGTCTTGCCGGGAGCTTCCTTGTTAAGGCGGGCAAGGAGACAGGACTGCAGGTGGCCCAAGAGGTGTTTGCGGACCGTACATATCAGCCTGATGGGAAGTTGACACCGCGTTCGCAGGCTAATGCCATGATTGATGACGCTAGGCTGGTGATGGAAAGGGTCATTCGAATGGTGAAGGAAGGTAAAGTCGCGGCAGTTGATGGTTCAGACATTGACATCCAGGCCGACACCATCTGCATCCATGGAGACGAGCCGCAGGCCCTTGACTTTGCAGTGAAATTGAGAGAAACATTGTTATCCGAAGGCATCGAAGTCGGCAGGAGCTGGGATGCAAAATGA
- a CDS encoding cell wall hydrolase has protein sequence MKKYIKSLAAAAVILAVLVFGQPETKAAGIKMGSAGSEVTYVQSVLKKLGYFNDQTTGYFGPITTEAVKAFQRDFGLEATGGMGPRTTQLINDIDMMAHVVNGESRGESYQGQVAVAAVILNRVESKDFPNTVYDVIFQRNAFTAVYDGQYQLQPNYIAYHAVKDALLGWDPSYGSVYYYNPSLATDQWIFTRTVTKQIGNHNFAY, from the coding sequence TTGAAGAAGTACATAAAGAGCTTGGCAGCGGCAGCAGTCATTTTAGCGGTCCTGGTTTTCGGACAGCCTGAAACAAAGGCTGCTGGAATCAAAATGGGATCGGCAGGATCAGAGGTTACATATGTTCAATCCGTTTTAAAGAAGCTAGGATATTTTAATGACCAAACAACCGGTTATTTTGGTCCCATTACTACTGAAGCAGTCAAGGCGTTTCAGAGGGATTTTGGGCTGGAAGCAACCGGAGGGATGGGACCGCGGACAACCCAATTGATCAATGATATTGATATGATGGCACATGTCGTGAACGGTGAGTCAAGAGGAGAGAGCTACCAGGGGCAGGTAGCAGTTGCAGCAGTCATTTTAAACAGGGTGGAATCGAAGGATTTCCCGAATACAGTTTATGACGTCATCTTCCAGAGGAATGCGTTTACCGCAGTGTATGATGGACAGTATCAGCTTCAGCCGAATTACATAGCTTACCATGCCGTAAAGGACGCATTGCTTGGCTGGGACCCTTCCTATGGCTCTGTATATTACTACAATCCAAGCTTGGCCACAGATCAATGGATTTTTACAAGAACAGTCACAAAACAGATTGGCAATCACAACTTCGCATACTGA
- a CDS encoding pyroglutamyl-peptidase I, with protein MKILISGFEPFGKMNINPTEKLLSEAEKFSIGNVEIETILLPVNYDECAEELINKIEEIQPDVVISCGLAAGRTAITPERIGINIKDTGSGDPYPDNRGNIPTDEAIDEQGPDGLFSTLPNRLIEKNLKELHIPASISNSAGTFICNNTLYAVLNHIRKNNLAIKAGFIHFPASTEMSARNPSLPSLPQEVMTQALKVIIDTCASS; from the coding sequence ATGAAAATTTTAATCTCGGGCTTTGAGCCTTTTGGAAAGATGAATATCAATCCTACTGAAAAATTACTTTCGGAAGCTGAGAAGTTTTCGATAGGGAATGTGGAAATCGAAACGATTTTGCTGCCGGTCAATTATGACGAGTGTGCGGAAGAACTGATCAATAAAATTGAAGAAATCCAGCCGGATGTAGTAATTTCCTGCGGACTGGCTGCAGGCAGGACGGCAATAACTCCTGAGCGGATTGGAATCAATATTAAGGATACCGGTTCAGGAGATCCTTATCCGGATAATAGAGGCAATATCCCAACGGACGAGGCGATTGATGAGCAAGGGCCGGATGGCTTATTCTCTACATTGCCTAACCGTTTAATCGAAAAGAACCTGAAGGAGCTGCATATCCCGGCGTCAATTTCAAACAGTGCGGGTACATTCATCTGCAATAACACATTGTATGCGGTTTTGAACCATATCCGTAAAAATAACCTGGCTATCAAGGCAGGTTTTATCCATTTTCCTGCATCGACAGAAATGTCTGCCCGCAATCCTTCTTTGCCCTCCTTGCCCCAGGAAGTGATGACTCAGGCATTGAAGGTGATTATCGATACATGTGCTTCATCATAA
- a CDS encoding type I restriction endonuclease, with translation MDNFIEQIKTLSNRVTKLQTTVVTEEATKTSIIMPFFQILGYDIFNPEEFTPEFVADVGIKKGEKVDYAIMNEGKPVILIEAKSINEKLQKHDSQLFRYFGTTSAKFAILTNGIIYRFYTDLEEQNKMDTSPFFEFNILDLKDSALIELAKFKKNSFDLENIFTTASELKYLNKLKGYLNDQVETPTEEFVKFMISQIYEGVKTKNTLEKFEPIIKKAFKQFINELVNDKLNAALKTTNSEVDAQKEASATSETIKIKDEPQVATTEEEIEGFAIVKILIKDTIAEERISYRDNLSYFNILLDNSIRKWVCRLGFNSANKYIQFNDDERTTVNIDKVSDITKYKDKLIEISSKYN, from the coding sequence ATGGATAATTTCATTGAACAAATTAAGACTCTATCTAATCGGGTAACAAAATTACAAACCACTGTAGTAACTGAAGAAGCTACTAAAACTTCAATTATCATGCCCTTTTTTCAAATATTAGGGTACGATATCTTTAATCCAGAAGAATTTACGCCTGAGTTCGTTGCGGACGTAGGAATAAAAAAAGGGGAAAAAGTGGATTATGCCATCATGAATGAAGGCAAGCCTGTAATTTTAATAGAAGCCAAGTCGATAAATGAAAAACTCCAAAAACACGATTCTCAATTATTTAGGTATTTCGGTACTACTTCTGCAAAATTTGCTATTTTAACAAATGGAATTATTTATAGATTCTATACAGATTTAGAAGAACAGAATAAAATGGACACTTCCCCATTTTTCGAATTCAATATTTTGGATTTAAAAGATAGTGCACTTATAGAATTAGCTAAATTTAAGAAAAACAGCTTTGACCTAGAAAATATTTTTACAACAGCTTCTGAATTAAAATATCTCAATAAACTTAAAGGTTACTTAAACGACCAAGTAGAAACTCCAACTGAAGAATTTGTTAAATTTATGATCAGTCAAATTTATGAGGGGGTTAAAACCAAAAATACTCTTGAGAAATTTGAACCAATCATTAAAAAGGCATTTAAACAATTTATAAATGAACTTGTTAACGACAAGCTGAATGCAGCATTAAAAACGACTAATTCAGAAGTGGATGCTCAAAAGGAAGCATCAGCGACCTCTGAAACGATAAAAATTAAGGATGAGCCCCAAGTAGCCACTACTGAAGAAGAAATTGAAGGTTTTGCTATTGTAAAGATACTAATTAAAGATACAATAGCTGAAGAAAGGATATCATATAGAGATAATCTGAGCTATTTTAATATTTTACTGGATAACAGTATAAGAAAATGGGTATGTAGGCTGGGATTTAATTCTGCTAACAAATATATTCAATTCAATGATGATGAAAGAACTACTGTTAATATTGATAAAGTTTCTGACATCACAAAATATAAGGATAAGCTTATAGAAATATCAAGCAAATATAATTAA
- a CDS encoding RQC-minor-1 family DNA-binding protein yields the protein MNTTNPVSQDELKIILLAANEIIMYGGKGLLGKILAGSKDRRIYTADLHLSTFYGAFADIKQKQIMEKVEWVMSNGYLSADEKLSLLIYTDKGWGLIKDELTEVLYTDLALAAEYGKYEYVQVILNQDPELKMDLLDLILERKDKELIEILIEWLELETYKPVPERIQEVIQGLVKGDASSPQPTNGTLSFSANKKWLAIPQESRQMLVRNVFCGNCRGPVQIEKYVIKDFNNTVILEGKCKNCGNDVARVID from the coding sequence CGAACTGAAGATTATTTTGCTCGCTGCAAACGAAATTATTATGTACGGAGGGAAAGGCCTGCTGGGCAAGATCCTCGCAGGATCAAAAGATAGAAGGATCTATACAGCAGACCTCCATCTCTCGACTTTTTACGGAGCCTTTGCAGACATAAAACAAAAGCAGATCATGGAAAAGGTAGAATGGGTGATGTCAAACGGCTACCTTTCAGCTGATGAAAAGCTCTCCCTTCTTATTTACACAGACAAAGGCTGGGGCCTTATTAAGGATGAACTTACGGAAGTTCTTTATACGGATCTTGCCCTCGCTGCTGAGTACGGAAAATATGAGTATGTTCAGGTCATCCTCAATCAGGATCCAGAACTGAAGATGGACCTACTCGATCTCATTTTGGAGAGAAAGGACAAGGAATTGATCGAAATTCTGATTGAATGGCTGGAGCTGGAGACCTATAAACCGGTACCTGAAAGAATCCAGGAGGTGATCCAGGGACTGGTTAAAGGAGATGCCAGCAGTCCACAGCCAACAAACGGGACACTCTCTTTTTCAGCCAATAAAAAATGGCTGGCTATCCCTCAGGAAAGCCGGCAGATGCTTGTCAGGAATGTTTTTTGCGGAAATTGCCGGGGTCCTGTTCAAATCGAGAAATATGTGATCAAGGATTTCAACAATACAGTTATACTCGAAGGAAAATGCAAAAACTGCGGCAATGATGTGGCAAGAGTTATTGATTGA
- a CDS encoding glycerophosphodiester phosphodiesterase family protein yields the protein MKKTLIGTGFALTLMLSPFQQAFAAEPTTGELRQFDTVAHRGAAGYAPENTIAAFDKGLEMKADYIELDVQRSKDGELVVIHDTTVDRTTDGSGKVGQLTLEELRSLDAGSFKGEQFAGEKIPTFEEVLDRYHGKIGILIELKSPELYPEIEEAVAQELKERNLDKPQNDKIIVQSFNFESMKKMDALLPKVPIGVLTSSKLHATDAALEEFATYADFFNPSYGLVSKELVEKVHSLGMEIQSWTVRSPEAAQFLIDMKVDGIITDYPDYIDPRN from the coding sequence ATGAAGAAAACATTAATCGGAACCGGATTTGCCTTAACCCTCATGCTGAGTCCTTTTCAACAGGCCTTTGCTGCGGAACCTACCACAGGAGAGCTCAGACAGTTTGATACTGTCGCCCACCGCGGGGCTGCAGGTTATGCCCCCGAGAATACAATCGCTGCATTTGACAAAGGGCTTGAAATGAAAGCAGATTACATCGAGCTTGATGTCCAGCGCAGTAAGGATGGGGAATTGGTCGTGATCCACGACACCACTGTTGATCGGACAACAGATGGTTCTGGGAAAGTTGGTCAACTAACTTTAGAAGAGCTGCGCAGCCTTGATGCAGGAAGCTTCAAAGGCGAGCAATTCGCCGGTGAAAAAATCCCTACCTTTGAAGAAGTGCTTGACCGCTATCATGGGAAAATCGGTATTTTGATAGAGTTGAAGTCACCTGAGCTATATCCGGAAATCGAAGAGGCTGTAGCACAGGAATTGAAGGAAAGAAATTTGGACAAGCCGCAGAATGACAAAATCATTGTCCAATCCTTCAACTTTGAATCAATGAAAAAGATGGACGCACTGCTTCCAAAAGTTCCGATTGGTGTCTTAACCTCTTCAAAACTTCATGCAACTGACGCTGCCCTTGAGGAATTCGCAACTTACGCTGATTTCTTCAATCCAAGCTATGGCCTGGTTTCTAAAGAGCTTGTCGAAAAGGTGCATAGTCTCGGGATGGAAATTCAATCCTGGACGGTACGAAGCCCTGAAGCGGCACAGTTCCTGATTGATATGAAGGTAGATGGCATTATTACTGATTATCCAGATTATATAGATCCGCGAAACTAA
- a CDS encoding MarR family transcriptional regulator, producing MNMTLDKAIGSASVRLSKKLTRIINHHLKAYHITTEQWSVLRTLNESDKISQKELSIRSDKDQATLTKILDLLVKQENVERVPNPQDRRSFLVEITPKGTKLVEEVTPYIEEIYVKITHGIDAANLDIFKEVLSELEDNIAGLLEENNQKEGI from the coding sequence ATGAACATGACTTTGGATAAAGCAATCGGCTCAGCTTCGGTTCGGTTAAGCAAGAAGCTGACACGAATCATCAATCATCATCTGAAGGCTTACCATATTACGACTGAACAGTGGAGTGTCCTGCGCACACTGAATGAGTCTGATAAGATTTCACAAAAAGAATTATCGATCAGGTCAGACAAGGACCAGGCAACCCTGACGAAAATCCTTGATCTCCTTGTAAAACAGGAAAATGTTGAAAGGGTCCCTAATCCCCAGGACCGGCGTTCGTTTCTGGTGGAAATCACTCCAAAGGGCACAAAGCTTGTGGAGGAAGTGACTCCTTATATTGAGGAAATCTACGTGAAAATCACCCATGGTATTGATGCAGCCAATCTTGATATTTTCAAGGAAGTTTTATCCGAACTGGAAGACAATATTGCGGGACTTCTGGAGGAAAACAATCAGAAAGAAGGAATATGA
- a CDS encoding CBO0543 family protein: MYLLLVIAVWIFFAYKFIDWSQWKKQYSTILFFMMINLLYNTLYYNHTLWAFRGITAEWLNHSIINMAFTFFICPVGLMIYLQRFPSTRRNQFIYLGTWVVFYSIIEALFAHKGMFVYDNGWNSWHNIWLNLILFVFIWVHYRKPVIAWILSIPIAVIFYLLFPFPLDSLK, from the coding sequence ATGTATCTATTATTGGTCATAGCAGTCTGGATTTTTTTCGCTTATAAATTTATTGATTGGTCCCAATGGAAGAAGCAGTATTCGACCATTCTTTTTTTCATGATGATCAATCTGCTCTACAATACACTTTATTATAATCACACTTTATGGGCTTTCCGCGGAATCACCGCTGAGTGGCTGAACCATTCGATTATCAATATGGCTTTCACGTTTTTCATCTGTCCGGTCGGATTGATGATCTATCTTCAGAGATTTCCGTCAACAAGAAGAAACCAGTTCATCTATTTGGGAACCTGGGTGGTCTTTTACTCCATTATAGAAGCATTATTCGCCCATAAAGGGATGTTCGTGTACGACAATGGCTGGAACAGCTGGCATAATATTTGGCTCAACCTGATTTTATTTGTTTTCATATGGGTTCATTACCGAAAACCAGTAATCGCATGGATTCTTTCCATACCAATTGCCGTGATCTTCTACTTATTATTTCCGTTCCCGCTGGACAGCCTAAAGTAA
- a CDS encoding MFS transporter, which produces MMNTTSKLWTAQFMAILLMAFLFFICLQLLTAGFPAFITDIKNNPAQGGLMTTVFMVAAIVTRFFVASLMQKMDYKKLSLISLGLTAVTVALSFGQDSVALLLLLRVFHGVGFGIITTIFSTMATNIIPAHRLGEGIGYYGMATSVGTSLGPMLALALLQVFSFNMLIAISVGLTLLIMFLNIFVKSPRKPVPAKPQKINFREHAFDKDAFTPAILTAFFSITLGGVVSFLRELGKEANLGATISLFFLVLTIVMVIIRPVSGRMYDKYGHKFIIFPAVASGIIGLTLLAVTQNTFTFLVAAVFYGTAYGTVAPTLQAIAVSAVTKEKQGTANAMYFSSMDLGMALGSAGLGLLASYTSYHFIYGFSVIFLVGLMLAYTLIFVKKKKPKEQFVETTEEIGI; this is translated from the coding sequence ATGATGAACACTACATCCAAGTTGTGGACAGCACAGTTTATGGCCATTCTTTTGATGGCTTTTTTATTTTTTATATGCCTGCAGCTTTTGACTGCGGGCTTCCCTGCTTTCATTACCGACATTAAAAACAATCCGGCGCAGGGTGGTTTGATGACAACGGTATTCATGGTCGCCGCCATCGTCACCCGTTTTTTTGTCGCTTCCTTGATGCAGAAGATGGATTATAAGAAGTTGAGCCTTATTTCTCTCGGGCTGACAGCCGTTACTGTTGCCCTGAGCTTCGGCCAGGATTCAGTCGCATTATTGCTTCTTTTAAGAGTTTTCCATGGAGTTGGTTTTGGGATCATTACGACGATCTTTTCGACTATGGCAACCAATATCATCCCTGCCCACCGGCTCGGTGAAGGAATCGGCTATTACGGGATGGCAACAAGTGTAGGGACAAGCCTTGGGCCTATGTTGGCACTTGCCCTTCTCCAGGTATTTTCTTTTAATATGCTGATTGCGATTTCAGTCGGATTGACACTGCTGATCATGTTCTTGAATATCTTTGTAAAAAGCCCTCGAAAACCTGTACCAGCTAAGCCACAGAAAATCAATTTCCGTGAGCATGCCTTTGACAAAGACGCCTTTACGCCGGCGATCCTGACAGCTTTCTTCTCGATTACGCTTGGCGGAGTCGTAAGCTTCCTGCGGGAATTAGGAAAAGAGGCTAACCTCGGGGCAACCATCTCCCTGTTCTTCCTTGTCCTGACGATTGTGATGGTTATCATCAGGCCGGTATCAGGAAGAATGTACGATAAATACGGGCATAAATTCATCATCTTCCCTGCAGTCGCTTCAGGGATCATCGGATTGACACTTTTAGCGGTCACTCAAAATACTTTTACCTTTTTAGTCGCGGCCGTTTTTTACGGTACTGCATACGGGACGGTAGCACCTACACTTCAGGCAATTGCGGTAAGCGCAGTAACAAAGGAGAAACAGGGCACCGCAAATGCGATGTACTTTTCCTCGATGGATCTGGGAATGGCTCTCGGGTCGGCCGGGCTTGGCCTGCTTGCTTCCTACACGAGCTACCACTTCATATACGGATTCTCGGTTATCTTTCTCGTTGGGCTCATGCTTGCCTATACCTTGATTTTCGTTAAGAAAAAGAAACCTAAGGAACAATTTGTTGAAACGACAGAAGAAATTGGAATCTAA
- a CDS encoding biotin-dependent carboxyltransferase family protein, which translates to MTVPLFKIIKPGLQTTVQDLGRTGYQQYGISPSGAMDTYSLRMANLLVGNPPGEAGLEATMLGPGLEALGDVSIAICGGDLQPKVENKEVPMWKNFVLKKGETLTFGNVKSGARAYIGVAGGIDVPLVLGSKSTFINGRLGGFQGRALEAGDLLYGTPFVRRNRFLHKDLIPSYRKQLEIRVILGPHLDKFPQKTLNQFLDSEYTISSQSNRMGYRLEGARLETMAGSDIISDAIPLGGIQVPSNGQPIILLSERQTTGGYARIATVISVDIPLLAQSLPRTKIRFKEITIEEAQKEYQKQKRLFKFLFTN; encoded by the coding sequence ATGACAGTACCTCTTTTTAAAATAATCAAACCAGGTTTGCAGACAACAGTCCAGGACCTGGGAAGGACAGGTTATCAACAATATGGCATCAGTCCATCAGGAGCGATGGACACTTACTCTTTAAGAATGGCCAATTTGCTTGTCGGGAACCCGCCAGGTGAGGCAGGGCTGGAGGCAACGATGCTCGGTCCCGGTCTTGAAGCTCTGGGTGATGTGTCGATCGCCATTTGTGGCGGTGACTTGCAGCCTAAGGTGGAAAACAAAGAAGTACCGATGTGGAAAAATTTCGTTCTTAAAAAAGGAGAAACGTTGACATTTGGAAATGTGAAGAGCGGTGCGAGGGCATATATTGGTGTAGCTGGAGGAATAGATGTACCGCTCGTGCTGGGCAGCAAGTCAACTTTTATCAATGGCCGGCTCGGCGGATTTCAAGGCCGCGCCCTGGAAGCAGGAGATCTATTATATGGAACTCCATTTGTCAGGCGAAATCGGTTTTTACATAAAGATTTAATTCCTTCATATCGAAAACAACTGGAAATACGAGTGATTCTTGGGCCCCATCTTGATAAATTTCCTCAAAAAACCCTGAATCAATTTTTAGACAGCGAGTATACAATTTCAAGCCAATCCAATAGGATGGGATACCGGCTTGAGGGGGCGAGGCTGGAGACAATGGCCGGCTCCGATATTATTTCCGATGCCATCCCGCTCGGAGGCATACAGGTGCCGTCTAACGGACAGCCAATTATCCTTCTATCAGAACGGCAGACGACCGGGGGCTATGCCCGGATTGCCACTGTTATTTCTGTTGATATTCCGCTTCTCGCCCAGTCATTGCCGAGGACAAAAATCCGCTTCAAAGAAATCACGATTGAAGAAGCGCAAAAAGAATACCAGAAGCAGAAAAGACTGTTTAAGTTTTTATTTACTAATTGA
- the pxpB gene encoding 5-oxoprolinase subunit PxpB, whose product MRFEISPLGDSAVRISFGDTIDEKINKEITVFLNKLEQARVKGIIECVPAYTTLTIYYEPDVIPYETLINQLKTLNHIPGTSRQNKQLVYEIPVFYGGEYGEDLGYVAEYHGLGEQEVIDLHANREYLIYMMGFMPGFPYLGGLPENLAVPRLEKPRQSVKPGAVGIGGNQTGIYPANVPSGWRIIGTTPVNLFSPKKKEPFLLSSGHYIKFVPINVEQFISIKRMGDGYRVKTYEKR is encoded by the coding sequence ATGCGTTTTGAGATCTCGCCGCTGGGTGACTCGGCGGTCCGTATTTCTTTTGGAGATACAATAGATGAAAAGATAAACAAAGAGATAACTGTTTTTTTAAACAAGCTGGAACAGGCGAGGGTCAAGGGCATTATTGAATGCGTTCCTGCCTACACGACATTAACGATTTATTATGAACCCGATGTCATTCCCTACGAGACTCTAATCAATCAACTTAAAACCCTCAATCATATTCCGGGAACATCCCGGCAAAACAAGCAGCTGGTCTATGAAATACCGGTCTTTTACGGGGGAGAATATGGTGAGGATTTAGGATATGTCGCAGAGTATCATGGTTTAGGGGAGCAGGAAGTCATCGATCTTCATGCTAATAGAGAATATCTCATCTATATGATGGGGTTCATGCCTGGGTTCCCTTATCTTGGAGGGCTTCCGGAAAACCTGGCTGTCCCGAGACTGGAAAAGCCGAGGCAAAGTGTGAAACCGGGAGCTGTCGGAATTGGCGGGAACCAGACGGGGATTTACCCTGCAAACGTTCCTTCCGGTTGGAGGATTATCGGCACAACACCTGTTAATTTATTTTCGCCGAAAAAGAAAGAGCCGTTCTTGTTGAGTTCAGGACATTACATAAAATTTGTGCCAATTAATGTGGAGCAATTTATAAGTATAAAAAGAATGGGTGACGGCTACCGGGTCAAGACGTATGAAAAGAGGTGA